The DNA region TGCAGATATTAAAATGGTGAatgccttttccttcttcctgctaGGAAGGACCTTTAAAAACCCTGTACTTTCACCCTGTAGAGCTAGCTACGTTTTATCACCATCTCTCCTCAGAGCTAATCACTCTCCAGCTCTGTAGCATCGTCCTCAATGACCTTGACTACTTTACTTCCTCCCTATGGTGACTTATTCCTGTGCaataagtgtgtgtgcgtgtgcgtgtgcatgcgtgtgcgtgcatgtgtgtgtgtgtgtgtgtgtgtgtgtgtagaagtcagaggacaactctgtagacttggttttttttccttccatctttatatGCGTTGTGGGAGTTGAACTTGGGCCTTCCAGCTTGcacagtaagcacctttacctgctgagctatcaaACCGGCCCTGTGACTTCTCGGCTCTTTAGTAGAGCTGCAACTATATTTCCCAGATTTCCTTTCCCTATGTGGTTCTGATTTGAGGTTAATTATAAGAAAATCCTGTATAACGCTTGGGAAGCAGGAGGGAAACAGCAGCCTTTACCACGTGAAGGTCACCTTGTTGACAGAACAGATCATCACACAGCTCTCTCAGCTAGCCCTGGATCTCATCCACCAGGGTCGGGGCCAGACGCATATGTATCGACAAGGTGAAGGGCACCAGCTTTATCTAACTGTGACAGTGTTATCTGGCGTGGGGACAAGCGGGTAGAGGTAGGAGTAGATTAGAAAGTAGTTACTATATACTAGGGATCACATTGTAAATCTTCAAGGCTTGCTTGTCTACAGGAGCTCAAACTATGTGGATGAGGCCAGCAAGTGAGGGCTTAAGACAAAGAGGTGTTTGGGTACTTACTTATCTGTCATTGCTTTGCTTCCTATATTCTCTATTGATGAACACTTCCTGAGACTTTTGCCAGTCTGGAAGGAAAGAGtgtcacagggctggagaggactGGACAAGGTTGCTAGGAGACAGCAGGGACTCTGTGACCTTCCTTTGGCCAGTGGAAGTTGCTTGTCTGTTAATTAACTCCATCTTGCTGGAAAGCCAGCTCTCAACATACGCTAAGTCCCACTTGTGTGTCAGGATTTCGGTCAGGTTGCTGACACATCTGCGGAGAGCCGGACACCACACATCTGTTTAATGGTAGAACTTGATTGGCGAGCAGTCCACCACTCATGAAGAAATAAGTTCTTTCAATGTTCCTTTTGAGACCTttttaataagtaaatgaaaatttcatctgtcttttcttttcttttcttttctttctttctttcttttttttttttttcgagacaggttctccgtatagccctggctgtcctggaactcactttgtagaccaggctggcctcgaactcagaaatccgcctgcctctgcctcccgagtgctgggattaaaggcgtgcgccaccacgcccggctcatctgtgttttcttatgtGTATCTTCCTCATACTTGaaatttttgtatgtgtggttGGGCCTTATTTATAAGGACCAACTTTCCCTTAACATATACCCACCTATAATAGCTAGGTGTTAGCATGGTATATGGAGAAGTTTAGGAGGTTGTTAAAAATGACTCAGCAAGTGAAGGTATTTGCCACCAAGCAATGCATACTGAAGTTTTATCCCCAGGATCCATATGGTAGAGGGAGGAATTCAACTGGAAGTTGTTTTTTAACctctatatgtatataagtgtgtgtatgtatgtgtgtgtgtgtgtgtattcacgcacaaacacaataataataaataatactttgAGAAATGAGTTTTAATATTTTGCCTAGATAGTACTTTAAAAACGTATCTTagtttattattgtgtgtgggggggtaggtgTATGTGAACCATGGCATACACGTAGAGATCAGAGGATGACGACTTTTGGGACTCTGTGGGTCTGGGGAGTCCAGTTTGGCTTCTTAGGCTTGATGCAGGCACCTTTCTCTGAGTTATCTAGATGCTCACATCCTTTTCCTATTGTggtgctgggactggaactcacagCCCCTTGTATCACCAggctatgtctccagccctggtttgaatgagaaatgctccTGTAGTTAGTCCCTGGTACTTGGTCCCTTGGTAGCACCCTTTGGGGAGGTTTCTGGCATAATGCAGGAAGCATTATGTACCTGGGGCCCTACTGGCATGTCTGCTGTGTGCTGTCATGGTTCCCCACTGTGATAGACTCATCCCTCTGGAGGTGTAAGCcaaaatgatgttttattataGCAGCAGAAATATGACTAATTTAAACCTctttttatgaaaaatgttttataaatttcatctttaaagtttttttttttttaaaatggtggtggtggtgtgtgtgtgtgtgtgtatgtgtacttgagtgcaggtgcctacggaggccagaagatggtgtcagatcccctagaggtAGAATCACAGGCTGTCGGCTGTCGAGTGCTGTTCAAggtgggtactaggaatcaagTGCCAGACCTCTGAAAgatgttttaacatttttttacatcttgttttgtaaaatttttttttttttttttacatcttcttGATGTTTCATAAACTCTGAAAGTATTTCTTCCATCCGGGACCAAATACATAATTCGAAGGACCTAGGGCAAAACGAAAGAAAATGCCTTTTGTTTGTAAATgttaagaatttttaaaggacACAGCAGAGCACTGAATGCAGAGGTAGACCTAGTGTCACTACAGTAGTCAGTACAGGAGCCAGCTCTAGTGGTGTCTTGGGTTAGATAAAAAGGATTAATAAAGATGAGGTAACTGTCCTAGGAAAATGTCAAACGCAAGAATTACAACAGGTTTGATTCCTTCTAAACTCTCCCTCGTGGAACTTGGCCCCCGCTTGTTGACATAAGACTGACGATGATCTTGTAAATGTCTGAAGCACACACAGTCCTGTCTTACACACTCACAGTCCATCGGTTACTTTCATGTCAGCGCATGCCTGTGCCTCCAGGAACGAGACTGACTGTTTTCAGGGGCCATGGACGTtactgagaagcagaagcagtttTATGTATTGTATGAGTTCTTCCTGTATATCCTTTCCACCAGAACTTGGTGGAAAATTTAGACATGCCTATGTCAAAAGTCAGtgtgatggaattttttttttttctgaaaagtccGATGATGGCAGGAATTCAGATCAAAGATCTTGTAGTGGTATCCTAGCTTCAATACCTGAATAACGTATCACTTAAGCATTCACGTCTTAAAAAGTTAATGCCCGCAATCACTTAAAGACATGTAAAAATTCCTGGCGCCAAGGAGAAAACACTGGAAGGTGAAGGGACAGAGTGGGTAGGTCACCTGCCCGTCCAAGGCCAAgactatacttaaaaaaaaaaaaaaaaaaaaaaaagggttctGGATGTGCGCCTGCGCAGTAGGAATCCTCCTGCGCACTAGCAGGGCCGGAAGGGCTGGGGTTGGACGGGGGCGGGGATAGGGTTGCTAGGAGGACGCGCTGACGTCCAGGCTCTGCGCTCCTCTCCGCAAATGAGCGGCGCGTGGCGCGGTGACGCTCCGCGTGCGTCACGGTGACGTTCCGCGAAGGGCACGGATCTTCGGGCGGGGAGGACATTCGGCCTCTGTGAGCCGCAACCTTGCCCAGCGAGCGGTTGGGTGTTCGCCATCTTAGGCAAGTGAGCTTGGCCGGGCCTCACCGCGGAGGGTGCGGGGCGCGGAGCCTTGAGTCCCCTGTGGCCGCCGCCTTGGCCGTGGGCCCCGGCCGCGCTCGGCGTCCCTGGGGAAGAAGCTGTGACCTCCTCAAGGGCGCAGAGCCGGGCAGGTCTCGCGGGGCTCCTGTGACATTGCCCGGCGCCGGGTCTCTCTCACCTCCGCCCTCTGTGTCCCCCGCAGGAGGATGTTCTCGTCCGTAGCGCACCTGGCGCGGGCGAACCCCTTCAACGCGCCACACCTGCAGCTGGTGCACGATGGCCTGTCGGGTCCCCGTAGTCCCCCGGGTCCGCCCCGGCGTTCCCGCCACCTGGCCGCCGCCGCCGTGGAAGGTGAGGTCGCACCCTGCCCTGTGCGAGCGTTGGTTCCATGCTGccccctgctctgcctcccgagacCTGGGCAGGAGCTGGAGGTCGGGGAAGGACGCTCCAGCCCTGGACCCGAGGACCGGTCTCTAGCTGACCCTGGCTGGCATGGCAGCTCTGACGCCCTAGGCCGCTGTCGGATCCTTGGCCCTTCCTCAAGGGCGTGGAAGGGCCCAGGCCCAGCGCCATTCAGTGACCTCCATGTCCCCAAGAGAGtagaagtagaggcagagaggtggTAACCAACTTCTTTAACCCCGTGAGCCCGCTTAGTCAGCCAAGTTTACTGGGTAAAGTCTCTTTTTTTAACCACTAGCCAGACACAGTTGCAACTCCATATTTAAAATACCTGAAAACTCTCCTTTGATCTCCTTTCCCGAGTTTTATCATCTTTTCATTTGATTGTGTATGAGGTGATGGGGCTGGGGGTCTCTTGGTGCTACTGGTTGGTGGAGGAGGTGACTTGCAGGTTATATGAGGCGTGCATTCCTTTGAGTTTGGGATTCAAGGTGGGTGACTCAATAACTATGTTTTCAGTCCCAGTGGAACGTTAGTACAAGAGAAACCCGAAAGCTGAATTCTAGGCTTCTAGAGAGACATTACCTACGTTGTGCCTGTAAAACAGAAATCCCCACCCACACTCCAGTCATTCATGTGCTTCATGCCGTCTTAAACGTGATTGGAAAACTCCTTTTCACGATCTCCTATCGTTTTCCTCTGATTTCAAAAGCTAAAGCaaatgtttgtatgtttttgacTGCAGGAACTAGGTATGGCTCAGTTCATAAGTGGGTAGTTGGTTAATAGCTGGAGTAAACGTTTAAGTTAGCAAGCTTTGCACGTGTTAAGTGCTCTTTTTGATTTTTGGGCTGTCCTTGGAGGGTGCTCTTAGTAACTGCCTTTAGTTGAAGTTACCAATGCAGGAAGTTTAAGAAAATAGTATCTCAAAGATACACATCCTAATAATCTTAGTGATCTGATTTGACAGTGACTTTCATGTCATTTACATTATATGAGAACTGATCTTTCTACCTAGTTGTGGCTGGTGGCTAAAGCTGCATACTAGTGGTAGTACTATACCAAAAGGAaatagaggttttttttcttcccctagTCTTCcttagtctctgaagaaataattGATCTTTCTTCTTAAATCAAACAGAGCAGTATAGCTGTGAATATGGATCTGGCCGATTCTTTCTCCTCTGTGGCCTCGGAGGAATTATTAGCTGTGGCACAACACATACAGCATTGGTTCCTCTAGATCTCATTAAATGCAGAATGCAGGTTTGTGTTGCATGCTGGACTAAAATGTTCTGTTGAAACATGAGTTGTAAGATATAGACTGCTACTAACAAGCTGTGTGGAAACCTAATTACCCAGGAGGTAAGTTGATGCGCACTAATATGAGTCCATATTAAAATGCATGGTGTGTCTTGTCTTATTACAGAATACAGTTGTGAATTTGGCTCCATGAAGTATTATGCACTGTGTGGCTTTGGTGGGGTCTTAAGTTGTGGGCTGACACACACTGCTGTTGTTCCCCTGGACTTAGTAAAATGCCGCATGCAGGTTTGTATTGCCATGagtggtttttatttatattttttttactatttgctatgttaacatttttattatataagtaatatatattatatgggtgggtgggtgtggaaaTTAATAGACCACTTTTGGGAGTTAATTCTTTACTTAAACCATAGGGAACGCAGCATAGCACTCAGGTTGGCAGGCTTGACAGGCAATGCCTGATACTGACCCGATGTGTCTTGTGTATGTGACTTAACTTTACtaataaaaagttgttttaaacTAAGTACAATTATATTACTTCTTTTCCCTTTGCTCCCAACAACCCCTCCCATACCTCTACCTCCCACCCTCTCAAATTGATGGCCTCATTtcttattattgttacatatgaaTTATGCTGGAATCAAGGTCGTAAGTATGTGTGCTAGGAGtgccctctaccactgagctacatttctagctttgtttacttttaaaaagatttctactTCATGTGTaaggatgctttgcctgcatgtatgtttgtgcaccacatgcctggTGTCCAAAGAAGAGGGCATCTGCTTCCCTAGAAAccgagttatagatgattgtgaaccactatatgggtgctgggaatcgaacccagaacctctggaagagcagctactgcttttaactgctgagccatctcttctgctccaATTCTGAGCTTTTTAAAGCTCATCACAAATGAGAAATGGAGACATCCCAACTGCTACAGGATTCAGCAGGAAACAGCCTcagttccatttatttatttatttatttatttatattgctaTTTTGCTTTTTACATAAGTATGTGGGTACCCagggagggtgtcagatcttcaggtctcctggagttggagttacaagtGCTATGGGCTGTACAgcctgggtgttgggaactgaactcctctggaagagaaatatgtacttttaccactgagctctctccagcttTCTTTTAATGCATCTCTCACATGTGTAGGTAGATTAATTGTGAATCTTGACTGCTGGTGTTCAGTTCTGGCCGGAGGTCTTTTTCAAAGCCTATTAATTCAAGACCCCAAGTAGTAGTCACTGTATAAGTATTTTTTGTATTAAAGTGGTCAGTCAGTCTTTTGTGTTATCTCATGTGAAGTAACTTCCTGTCCCTAAATATTGAGGCAAAGAACATATTTATTTCTCAGAAAAGTTCTTATTGTCTTTATAGGGAAAGTGAGCACTGCCTCTTCTGTgtttttataatttgaatatcataattattgaaagaaaagtaatgaaacattaaaaatttatttgtccCAAACAGGATTAGAAGTCTCCTTacctaaaagagaaaggaaggtgaaatattaggagggagagaggaaggtgaTGTATACCAGCCCGTCTATTCTAGTACCGGCAGAGAGTGAGATAAGCTCCCTTACCCACATTGTTGTTAAACAAATAGATACCAAGTGTAAGTCCTGAAACATGCGTGTCTTTTGGAGTAAATTTAACTTCTGAAGTAAAAGTGATTATTCTGTACCTCAGAAGAGATGCTGTACCTCTTACAGTTGTGTTTAGTGGGTTATCTAATGTTCACAGTGGTTCGTAGTGCAGTATTGTCTACTTAAAGGACTCCAGGATGAGGAATACATACTTAcatctttttcgagacagggtttctctgtgtagccctggctgtcctggaactcactatttagaccaggctggcctcgaactcagaaatccacctgcctctgcctcccaagtgaatgaattaaagtcgtgtgccaccacgcctggcacatacttatattttaagaacaattttcttttttgtttttggaattaTAGAGTTTTGACTGTCTAAGAATTAATATAAGTTAAAGGAAGTTAGACCTTGATATAACAACAGTCCTAAGTAGAGCCTTGGagtgatggctcatgcctgtactctagcatctgggaggcagaggcaggaagatcatcactatgagtttgagactagcctggaatagagacccttttctttttttttttttttttggttttttgaggcagggtttctctgtatagccctggctgtcctggaactcactttgtagaccaggctggcctcgaattcagaaatctgcctgcctctggtgggattaaaggcgtgcaccaccacacccggctgagaccctgttttaatcACCTAAATCCTCCCAGCCTGGCTGGGAAGATTGTTCAGTCAAGAGTGTTCTGTGAGCCTGAAGAACTTAGGTGATAGCCTCAAGCACCTGTGTAAAAGCTAGTCTGGGAGAGACAGGTACAGTGGTAGAAGCGATTCCAAAGCAAAGGGCGGTtcccaacattgacctctggcctccacgtacatgcacacagaagcatatatacatgaatataccacacaaaagttttaaaaacataggTGTTTAGCTTATATTAAACTAAGAACTTGCATATaacttttttataaattttaaaacaaagcacaGTAGTAGAATAAAGTGTGAAAAGTGTTAGATATTCTTAAATCTTAATTTATAAAACTCATTGTAAATAACTTGGTAAATTAAAAAACCACACAGCTAAATTAACATAACAATTTCTTTTATATTgacattttcccattttaaagGTGGACCCTCAGAAGTACAAAGGCATATTTAATGGATTCTCCATTACACTGAAAGAAGATGGCGTTCGTGGTTTGGCTAAAGGATGGGCCCCAACTTTGATTGGCTATTCCATGCAAGGGCTCTGCAAATTCGGCTTTTATGAAGTCTTCAAAGCCTTATACAGCAACATACTTGGTGAGGTATGTGATTTTACTTTGATATTAAGTGTTCCAAGTGTTTGAGAAAGGATGTTGTGCTTTTTGTTGGGCTTATCTTGTTTTATGGCAGAAGAAATGGCCCTAGAAAGAATTCATAAGGCATATCTAGCAATAGCAGAGACAGGCTGAAAAGCAGAGTGTATTTTCTAAGCTTCTAGCTTCTCTTAATGTACTGTGTTAAATTTCTAAGTATGGTTGGTGTGTGCTAGTGTAAGAGAAGAGTCTGGGGTTTCTTTTGTGTAGTATAGGATTACTGTATGTGTCCCATGTATGTTCAGAGTATACCTTGTATTAATTATGAGGTTGAGAGAATATAAACTCATTCTGATACAGTGTATATTATGGACTGTGTAATAAGAGTAGTTCAGACAAGTCAGGCAGGGTATAATGTACATCTGTTTCCTAGCATTTAGGTATATTGTAATTTTTGAAGCCAGATTGTCCCATACAACAAGGCTAAACTAGGATCTTAAACCAAAAAGGGGGAGAGGAGTATTTTTAGAGTCTCTGAAGCCACATTGTCATAGAAAGTTAGATTGAAATGGCCAGTGAGGCAGCAGTTTATATCTGTTCTGTATATTGACTTTTAGGAGAACACCTACCTGTGGCGCACATCACTATATTTAGCTGCTTCTGCCAGTGCTGAATTCTTTGCTGACATTGCCCTGGCTCCTATGGAAGCTGCTAAAGTTCGAATTCAAACCCAGCCTGGTTATGCCAACACGTTGAGGGAAGCTGTTCCCAAGATGTATAAAGAGGAAGGCTTAAATGCGTAAGTGCGCATTCTCCTAAAACTAGTCACTGGGGAGAACCTAAAATCAAGTCCTTTTGTCTGTCTGAAAATGACTTGATACTTGTCTAAGTATCTATTGACTCAGGGGGATGGGGCTTGTTAGGACATTTCTGATACACACAGTTTGCATGTTTCAGATGCCAACATGCTTCCTTAGATCCACCTTTGTGGATGAACCTTGGACTGAGTTCTACCTGTAAACTTCTTGTTTCTGGTAGTTCCAGTCCAAGAAACATCCAGCAACTTTGTTGGTTGTACAGTCAAAGGTGCTTGAGTCATTGGCATGTGAGACTAATATACCTGCATGTTAGTCTTCTGGTTCTGATGGAAGTGACATGCGTTACGCTGTCATGTGTTACTGTCAGGACTCGACTGGTGTGCGGACACTTCTGTGGATGGTCAAAGAAAATCTGCTAAGTTAACTTAGGCACCTATTTAAATTAGTGTGTTAATTTCCTAGGTTCTACAAGGGCGTTGCTCCTCTATGGATGAGGCAGATCCCATACACCATGATGAAGTTCGCCTGCTTTGAACGTACTGTTGAAGCTCTGTACAAATTTGTGGTTCCTAAGCCCCGAAGTGAATGTACAAAGGCAGAGCAGCTGGTTGTGACATTTGTGGCAGGTTACATAGGTatgacctgtctgtctgtctgtgtatatatctaCCTTCAGGGTCTCActttataaccctggctgtcttagaactcactgtgtaggccaggatccatttgcctctgtctcccaagttacGGGATTGGAGGTGTGCATCACTCACTACAACCTGGCTGGTGTGAATTATGTAGAATTATTAGTCATGAGATTCTATCGCTTCCATCCTTGTCCCTCTGAAGGGAACTTCCAAAGCTTAGGAAGCGCTTATATCTGCCTGCTGTTATGTTCTGCCAGATCCTAAATACTCTTATTTCCCAAAAATCTTTTTCTAtagttaccatttttttttaaagatttatttattattatatgtaagtacactatagctttcctcagacaccagaagaggacgtcagatctcattacggatggttgtgagccaccatgtggttgctgggatttgaactcagaaccgttcagaagaacagtcggtgctcttaaccattgagccatctctccagccctatagttactattattattatacatgttCTGTCATGCTTGAAAATGCATCTGTGACTCCACTTCCAGGAGATTCGGCACCCTTTTCTGATCTTCGTGGGCATgcaaggcatgcatgtggtacacatacatgcatataaagagAGTGAAtctaaatgtaaatgttttagaTAATAAACTAAAGCCTATAGTCCTaacccttgggaggctgagggaggaattTTACTTTGAggtatcttgatttttttttttttttcctttttccttccctttcccccagcTGGAGTCTTCTGTGCGATCGTCTCCCACCCTGCTGACTCTGTGGTCTCTGTGCTGAATAAAGAGAAAGGCAGCACTGCCTCTCAGGTCCTGCAGAGGCTTGGCTTTAGAGGTAAGTTAGGCTCTCCTGAGAAGTGCCACCTCAGtgtgtgggtaggtaggtggCGCTCGTGTACTCACGTTTCCTCTCTGAACCAGGTGTGTGGAAGGGGCTCTTTGCCCGAATCATCATGATTGGCACTCTGACTGCACTACAGTGGTTCATCTATGACTCTGTGAAGGTCTACTTCAGGCTCCCTCGCCCTCCTCCACCTGAGATGCCAGAGTCTCTGAAGAAGAAGCTTGGGTTAACTGAGTAGATACATCAAAGTAACCTGGACTGAATCTGCTTGTTGATCAGTGTTGAAAGTGCAAAGGAACTTTTATATATTTGACAGTGTAGGAAATGTCTCTTCCTGATATAATTACTGTAGTACCCTTGCTTAAAGCAAGAGTTTCAAACTTACTGCTAAATAAACCCATCTATTCCTGATGTCTATgagtttgttattttaaaaactagtatTGAAGCTgtgcgtggtggctcacacctttaatcccagaagaggcaggcagatttttgagttctaggccagcctggtctacaaagtgagttccaggacagccagggatatacagagaaaccctgtcttgaaaaaccaaccaaaaaaaagctgggtgtggtggcacacgcctgtaatcccaggactcgggaggcagaggcaggcagatttctgagttcgaggccagcctggtctacatagtgagttccaggacagccagggatatacagagaaaccctgtctcaaaaaaaaaaaaaaaacaaccccaaaaaacTAGTATTGAAAAAAGATTTAGCCCTAAAATAGAATTAAGGTATTCCCCTCAGGGAAAAAGTGTAAACTAAACCATTGGTGCTATTCCTAAATTGTCCCCTCACTTAAACTCctgtgttgggctggtgagatggctcagcgagtaggagcacccaactgctcttcagaaggtcctgagttcaaatcccagcaaccacatggtggctcacaaccatctgtaacaagatctgacgcccccttatggagtgtctgaagacagctacagtgtacttacataaataaatcttttttaaaaaaaagagaaactccTGTGTTTAGGAAATAGTCTTGGGTTTTCAAAAACATGGTTTATTAAATATGGATAAACactgaattgtttttatttttttatttttatttttattttttttttaaaaggtttatttattatatgtaattacactgtagctgtcttcagacactggagaagagggtgtcagatcttgttacggatggttatgagccaccatgtggttgctgggatttgaactccagaccttcggaagagcagtcgggtgctcttacccactgagccatctcaccagccctgtttttattttttgacaagcTAATTTTAGTATAGCAAATTTTGTCTCATGTTACTTCTTACTGCTAATTCTGTGTTTGTAAAAGGGCACCCAGATTAGACTCATTCTTAAACTTGATAGTTAAGGACCAAAGCAGGATCTCTAAAAAGACTAAGGTGACCTGCTTTTCACACAACCAGACTGAATGGAATGTcagcagtttgcagtttgatttttttttttttttttttttttttttctaatgggaAAGGCTGCTAGACAACTGAGCGAAGCTGGAGATGCAGCTTCATGCATACTCCTGAGGTTTAGTTGGAGGGTTTAGTCCAGCTTTTAAAGCTGCACTGATGTTCAGGTTCCTGCTTGTTTTATTCAGAAATACAAAGGCCCAGTTTATGTTCTGATTTTTGCCTTGAAGTTCTTATTTGGAGAGAGCTAACAATTTCTACATAAGGTatacatatagtgtgtgtgtgtgtgtatggggggggtcGGGTAATCCAAGAATTCTTGTTATTTTAAGGGTCTCCCTTTTGTGTCCTTGgctgctggtctggaacttaacACAGTAAGGCCAGTCaggtgatcctcttgcctcaactttctgggattatagataaGAGCCACTACAGCTTGTTTCTGCAAGGATTCCAatagaaatgctttcttttactaCCAATCTGTTTTCTAAGAACATTGaactaaatttcttttttctttttttcttttttttttttgtttgtttttgatttttcgagacagggtttctctgtatagcccttaaTCTATTCATTTCCCTGGGCTAGAAAGGTTCCCTTCTGGCATATTAGCATATTATTCTGCATGGTGGTTCCAGGGCAGTTGGGTCTTGTAGCTTTTAAGGCTTCCAGTAAAAGCCAGGCTGAAGTTGATTTAAGACTTTCAGAGTCTTCTAGAAAACTTctgccggacagtggtggcgcacgcacgcctttaatcccagcactcgggaggcagaggcaggtaggtctgagtctgaggctactctggtctgcagagcaagttccagggcagccagagcgaCAAAGTGAACCCCTGTCCCTGGGAAGACCCAGCCCCCAAAATTCAATGGGtatatgcctgtaaccccagtacttaaGAGATAGGGGTATGAGGATTGCTAGTTTGAGAACTTCTGGTTTCAGATGTACCAGTAACTAAATGCACTAATAAGTATTCAAGTCTACAtgttgaatgttttgtttgttctttttaacattttatttactcaCATGTCTAATGTAGACAATGTGAATAGGATATCCATGAGAGGAGAGCATGAGATTGGCAGTTGAGTTGGGTTCTGTTGGAATTGAAAGACAAGTGACAAATT from Mus pahari chromosome 9, PAHARI_EIJ_v1.1, whole genome shotgun sequence includes:
- the Slc25a3 gene encoding phosphate carrier protein, mitochondrial isoform X2, which codes for MFSSVAHLARANPFNAPHLQLVHDGLSGPRSPPGPPRRSRHLAAAAVEEYSCEFGSMKYYALCGFGGVLSCGLTHTAVVPLDLVKCRMQVDPQKYKGIFNGFSITLKEDGVRGLAKGWAPTLIGYSMQGLCKFGFYEVFKALYSNILGEENTYLWRTSLYLAASASAEFFADIALAPMEAAKVRIQTQPGYANTLREAVPKMYKEEGLNAFYKGVAPLWMRQIPYTMMKFACFERTVEALYKFVVPKPRSECTKAEQLVVTFVAGYIAGVFCAIVSHPADSVVSVLNKEKGSTASQVLQRLGFRGVWKGLFARIIMIGTLTALQWFIYDSVKVYFRLPRPPPPEMPESLKKKLGLTE
- the Slc25a3 gene encoding phosphate carrier protein, mitochondrial isoform X1, encoding MFSSVAHLARANPFNAPHLQLVHDGLSGPRSPPGPPRRSRHLAAAAVEEQYSCEYGSGRFFLLCGLGGIISCGTTHTALVPLDLIKCRMQVDPQKYKGIFNGFSITLKEDGVRGLAKGWAPTLIGYSMQGLCKFGFYEVFKALYSNILGEENTYLWRTSLYLAASASAEFFADIALAPMEAAKVRIQTQPGYANTLREAVPKMYKEEGLNAFYKGVAPLWMRQIPYTMMKFACFERTVEALYKFVVPKPRSECTKAEQLVVTFVAGYIAGVFCAIVSHPADSVVSVLNKEKGSTASQVLQRLGFRGVWKGLFARIIMIGTLTALQWFIYDSVKVYFRLPRPPPPEMPESLKKKLGLTE